A single window of Gadus morhua chromosome 22, gadMor3.0, whole genome shotgun sequence DNA harbors:
- the med10 gene encoding mediator of RNA polymerase II transcription subunit 10, which yields MAERFDNLEEHLEKFVENIRQLGIIVSDFQPSSQTGLNQKLNFMISGLQDIEKCRQQLHEINVPLEAFEYIDQGRNPQLYTKECLERALAKNEQVKGKIDTMTKFKSLLISELGKVFPEEMAQYKAIHGEDHHS from the exons ATGGCGGAACGGTTTGATAATCTAGAAGAGCATCTCGAGAAGTTTGTGGAGAATATTCGTCAACTCGGGATCATCGTGAGCGACTTCCAGCccagcagccagacaggactgAATCAGAAACT AAATTTCATGATTTCTGGACTACAAGATATCGAGAAGTGTCGTCAACAGCTCCATGAGATCAACGTTCCTCTGGAGGCGTTTGA ATACATCGACCAAGGACGGAACCCACAACTCTACACCAAGGAGTGTCTGGAAAGAGCCTTAGCCAAAAACGAACAAGTGAAGGGGAAAATCGATACTATGACG AAATTCAAGAGCCTTCTAATTTCGGAGCTGGGCAAGGTGTTTCCAGAAGAGATGGCCCAGTACAAGGCCATACATGGGGAAGACCATCACTCCTAG
- the ube2ql1 gene encoding ubiquitin-conjugating enzyme E2Q-like protein 1 encodes MATLLRKIGLIRLHDRDTEDPKHHQGSLKGTKGHQKNNAKHCQTTNETNILSTPEIKAKKLDLHSKDKERPGKEKQQQQQQQQQQQTAGGGGVLGGASIPPHRQHCTQVRTRRLMKELQEIRRLGDNFITVELVDDNLFDWNVKLHQVDKDSALWQDMKETNTEFILLNVTFPDNFPFSPPFMRVLTPRLENGYVLDGGAICMELLTPRGWSSAYTVEAVMRQFAASLVKGQGRICRKAGKSKKAFSRKEAEATFKSLVKTHEKYGWVSPPVSDG; translated from the exons ATGGCCACTCTACTGCGGAAGATCGGTCTCATTCGTCTACACGACCGAGACACCGAGGACCCCAAACACCACCAGGGATCTCTAAAAGGGACGAAGGGCCACCAGAAAAACAACGCCAAGCACTGTCAGACCACCAACGAGACCAACATCCTGAGTACCCCCGAGATCAAGGCCAAGAAGCTGGACCTGCACAGCAAGGACAAGGAACGTCCCGGGAAGgagaagcagcagcaacagcagcagcagcagcagcagcagacggcgggaggaggaggggtcctCGGCGGCGCCTCGATACCCCCGCACCGGCAGCACTGCACCCAGGTCCGGACGCGGCGGCTCATGAAGGAGCTGCAGGAGATCCGGCGGTTAGGGGACAACTTTATCACGGTAGAACTGGTGGACGACAACCTCTTCGACTGGAATGTCAAGTTGCACCAGGTGGACAAAGACTCTGCGCTGTGGCAGGACATGAAGGAGACGAACACCGAGTTCATCCTGCTGAATGTCACTTTCCCCGACAATTTCCCCTTCTCGCCGCCGTTCATGCGGGTGCTCACCCCCCGCCTGGAGAACGGCTACGTGCTGGACGGGGGCGCGATATGCATGGAGCTGCTCACACCCCGCGGCTGGTCCAGCGCCTACACCGTGGAAGCCGTTATGAGGCAGTTTGCCGCAAGCCTTGTAAAAGGACAG GGACGTATCTGCAGGAAAGCGGGGAAGTCCAAGAAGGCCTTCAGCCGCAAGGAGGCAGAGGCCACCTTTAAGTCCCTGGTGAAGACCCACGAGAAGTACGGCTGGGTCTCCCCTCCCGTGTCAGACGGCTGA